CGATAATGCGTAGCTCGCCCACGCCTGTAGTTGTATTTCTGTTACCAGTAACAAATACTTGCACAGGCTCCGTGTTACCCTCTAATAACAACGAGATAAATGCAGCAACATGGCCATCGATCGCCTGTGAAATATTACGAGCCTTAGAGTAAAGCTGGATTTTACCAGCAATATGACCGTTTTCCTGGATAATACCAATCACAGCAAACCAGTCCATGCTCTTATTTGCAACAAAATTAATGATTTGCGTGTTATTCAAATTCACATTCCTAGCAGTCAATCTCGCAGGAACAGCAGAAGGCTCTCCGTCAAAAGCATTGCATAACAATAGAGAATTTGTAGTAACAATACCCAATACTTCATCACTCAACCATTTCCAAAAGATCACGGGCTCATCAACTTGAAATGATTTCAATTTCTCCTTTGTATCAAGATTGAACATTTGCACTATGGTACCATTGGCACGCACTGAGATCACCTTCTGCGTAGGATGCATTATAGCAGAGTCTCCGCCCATGCTTTTTCTTGTAACTTCATTGTCATGTAATAGATCAACGATTGCAACCGAATTTGCCCCGTTAGTCGTCTCACGCACAGTAACATATCGATCACTTTCAAAAGTTGCAGACCTAAAATCTAATGACTGGGGCGATATACCTATCGAAGTTAAATCCACCAACTCAGTAAACTCAATTGGTAATTCGCTCATTATAATTAATCTCAAATTATAATATTGGtgtaaacaaaaaaaaatttaacGTTACAAGATGTAGAAATAATGAGCTAACAACGCTGGATATAATTCTAGTTAAGCTAATTGTCCTATTCACAACAGTTTCCACTCTCTCCTGCCCGTTTGTTGTTGTTTTCGACTTTCAGGGATCTTATGTTTCACACATATAAAAGTGTTTTGCCACCAAGATCTAATTCTGCATATAGTGTCTTGAACAATCTACAACTAAAAAAAACAAGGGGTGGCTTACCCGGCATACTGTATCCGAATACTCCGTTTAATCCGGGTAACTTCAAACGTGTTTGGTGACAGAGGTGCGTGACCAGGATAAAACCCGTTTATGAACAGTCCGATTAGGGAAACAAGTTAGCAACAAATTGGAGGTTCCAAGTCGGGGTTTATGGTTTGCATGCGTACTCCAACGGACCCGCATCATCGCGTATTAGCAAACACAACGTTAAGTGCTAAGATGAAGGAACTTTAAGCGGATATTATAGCTGTTTAAGGTCCCCTTGATTGGTATATAAGGTTCATTAGTAATAGCAGAATTATAAGACTAAAATTTAATGCGGACACTCGAAATCATTTCTCTTAGAAAGCATTATTAAGGGAATAGAATCTATAAAGATATTTTATTTGTGTGATTTAATCTTTTACCTCTTAAGGAGATAAGCCAGTTAATTAGAATTATTGAGGAAAAATGACTCGTACTACTACTGTTGATCAGAGTAAGCCTGTGTTCTTGCCAAAGAAGTTCATCGAGAAGGCTCGTTCTAAGTCTAATGTTCAAATTAATGAAATCCATACGTTTCTTGAGGGTTCTCCCGAGCAATCGAAGCTTATTCTTGAAATGATGAACGAGTTGGCTGGTGATAGTTACTTGGTTGAGGGTACTGAATACTACGAGCATAATAAAGCTACATCCCGTGAAGCAACTGCAAAGAAACTCGCGCGTTTAGCAGGGTACTTGGAACATGATATCAAACGTGCCCGCGACGAATTCCATAGGGATGTGAGAGGGGAGTTGCAAGCCGCGGATGCTCCTTTGATAACTAATAAGGATTTGAGTTTTTTCCTTAAGCGGTTAGATTTGTTGACAATAGTTGACCCACAGTTGGTTACTAGGATGGGTGTGAACTTGCTCTTATTTGGTAACTGTGTTAGAGGTAATGGTACTGATGAGCAAATTAGATACTGGCTTCAGGAAAGAGGGCTAGCTTTGGGGACCGGTTTGTTTGGATGTTTTGCTATGACAGAGATGGGTCATGGTTCCAATGTAGCTAATATCCAGACCTTGGCTACCTATGAGCCAGCTACTGATACATTTAAGATTACAACCCCGGACTTGGTTGCTACCAAATGGTGGATAGGAGGTGCTGCACATAGTGCCACGCATGCTACTGTTTATGCACGTTTAATTGTTGAAGGGAAAGATTATGGTGTTAAAACCTTTGTCGTTCCACTACGTGACCCTGAAACCATGGAACTATTTCCCACAATAACAATTGGTGATATTGGCGCTAAAATGGGTCGTGATGGTATTGATAATGGGTGGATTCAATTTCATGGCACTGTAATTCCTCGCGAGTATTTGTTAAGCAGGTTCACCAAGATTACTCCAGGCAACCCCCCACGGGTTGAGACTAACAACACATTTGAGTCTGTTTGCGGTTATACTGCTCTTCTCTCTGGCCGAGTAGGAATGGTAAAAGAAAGTTTCAGAGTTGGCCAACGTTTTGCCACTATAGCTACTCGTTATGCGGTTGGTAGGCAGCAATTTGGCGAGCGTGGAAATGAAACCCAATTGATTGACTATCCCTTACATCAATATCGTGTGTTACCGCAAATCGCGTTAGTTTATTTGCTTGGGCCTGTGTCTGTCAATTTGGACAAATTATACTTTAATACAGTAAACTCTTTGTACGCTGCTGGATCTGATATTAAGAAGATGCAGTCAGTTATTGACGGTATGAAGACCCTATTTATTGAGTCAGCAGCTTTGAAAGCCACTGCAACCTGGCTAGTTGCTGGTTTGATTGACGAATTGAGACAGAGCTGCGGTGGACACGGTTACTCGAGCTACAACGGTTTCGGAAAGGGCTACAACGACTGGGTTGTTCAGTGCACATGGGAGGGAGACAATAACGTGTTATCCTTGACGTCTGGTAAATCAATCCTAAAGCTATTCACGGAAGCTGCGAAAGGCAGGAAGTTAAAGGCTCCTATCAGCTCTTTGTCATATTTGGCTCCAGAATATATCCAAAAGTTAAACACTGGCGCGCTAAATAACGTAACATCTTTATCCACCTTATCTGATTATCATGAAATCTGGGCCGTAAGTTTAATTAAATATTTGGCCTTCAGTGTAGGTGTGATGAAGTCGACTAGGAACCCGGATTCCATTTCCAAGTATCTTGTATCAGTAGCCAAATTCCACGCTTTCCACTCGATGACAAAATCATTCTATGAGCAGTTGACGTCAGACAACAGCTACATTAAAGATGAAGCTACAAGAGATGTCTTATGGAAGGTCTACAAGTTATTCTCTGTGTACTTCATTGACAAGTTCTCCGGCGAGCTCTTGCAATTGAAGGTTTTAACACCTGACCAAATGTCTTCCATCATTCAACCTCAATTGCTATCCCTATTGCAAGAGGTGAAAGTACACTGTATCAAATTAACAGATGCCTTCCAGTTACCTGACGCCTTTATTAACGCTCCTATCGGTTACTACGATGGTGACATTTACCACAATTATTTTAACGAGGTTACTAAAAATGCTCCGAAGGATGTTGCACCAGGTGTGCCGCCATATGCTAACCTCTTAACATCGCTTTTAGGGCGTGATTCTGGCTTTGAACGCAGTGGAGCTCCTTCTGAACAGCTATTCAGGAGGTTGACTAAGTGAGCTTCATGTGTCTATGTTGGCAGGCTACTGCTACTTACGTTAAATTTGCCATGCCGTTTTATGTGTACTTAGGTTCAATGGGAGTAGGCTGTGAACTCTGTATTTCGTTTACGTGGCAGTGCCATTAGGTCGCTGCTTTAAATAGTATCCGCGGATGAATAGTCTAGTCTTAACATATTGATTCTCTGATGAACTATTTATTTATTACTTCTACTACGATGTTTTGTTCCGCGGGGGCAGCGTCtaaatattgaaaattttcCGACACATGGTAAGATTTATGACCCCTTAGCATTCGTTAATTACACCGAAGTAAAACATATTCTGCATATATAGGGCCTAAAAAACGATTTCGGATTGTTAATAGATATAAACCGTTTCTATTTTGAAACTATAATGCAAAGAAGGCAGGTGGAAGACCGAGAAGATATGCAAAGAACAATTAGTCCTACTAGAGGCGGAGACCATAGTGCATTAGCTACTGATACAGAGGGAGACGAGACTTTTGACCCAATAAACGCTCCACCTAGTAGCAGACGTCCTTCAAGTATATTCTCATTAGATATGTCCCCGTTGGATCCTCCTAATGAAATAGATATCAAGAAATTTACTAGCAACGACTTTCACTTTAGTATGATTAGAAATTTGCACATGGCGGATTTCATCACGATGTTAAATGGGTTCAGTGGTTTCTACTCGATTGTAAGTTGCCTCAGGTTTACTCTAACAGGCAAGGCCCATTATGTCCAGAGAGCTCACTTCTTTATTTTATTGGGTATGTTATTTGATTTTTTTGACGGTCGTGTTGCTCGGTTAAGAAATAGAGCATCATTAATGGGGCAAGAGTTGGACTCGCTGGCCGATTTAGTGTCTTTTGGGGTAGCGCCAGCTGCTATAGCATTTGCAATTGGATTTCGCTCTACGATTGACGTGCTGGTATTGTCCTATTTCGTACTTTGCGGACTAGCCCGCTTGGCTCGATTCAATGTTACTGTTGCCCAAATGCCTAAAGACATTTCGGGGAAGTCTAGATACTTTGAAGGGTTGCCAATGCCAACATCATTGTTTTTGGTTGGCTGCATGGCATATTTAGTGCATCAGGGGATGATTGAAGATTCTTTACCATTGGGAATTTACGGTGAGGGAGAGTGGTATGAATTTCATCCtgtagttttaagtttttttATCCAAGGCTGTGGGATGATTTCAAAGAGTTTCAAAATTCCTAAGCCTTGAATCGATTGCACGCGCCTAATACATGGCGTACTATctgtatatataatttCAACTATACGTTATACCCTGGATCATATATACAACACGCACATGTTTTACTGCATCATAGTACTTCTCATTATACTCAATAACCCGGAATAATTGTCGATTATCGATACAAAAAAGAAAACTATTAACAGTATTATTTTTATACTATGCCATCTCCTGGAATCGAACCAAGGTTTCATCGGCCACAACGATGTGTAATGACCACTATACTAAGATGGCTGATAACTGCTGATGTCTTCTACAGTGTAATTTTCGTTATTGTAATTCAGTAATGTGTAGCGTTGAATTAGATAATTGACACTGTCATTGGAAATATAACTACTTTATGTTTAATTGCTACAAAATGATTAACTCTCTTAAAGAATTTTACCAGTAGTGATACTAACGAAATACTGAGATATGAAATTGTTAGAGTTAAAATATACTGTTAGTTGCAGTTAGCAATGTTTTAAAGTAGATTAATAGATTTGGTATCCAATGTTGCATATTACGCTTAATACTACAATTTCTAACTGATAGCCATAGAAGATTCTGAATTGCTGTGGTGCACCATCGAGAGGTTATTTAATTAGAACCCTTCAGCTTTTTACTTAAGCTATGTTATGCTGTCAGGTTACATTAAAATATATCTAACTACGTCACGCATTCTACTATTGCATTACTGTCGTCTATCTTGAAAATCACGACAGATAGCACTCAAAACTATCCTTCGTGAGTAATAATTTATGAACCCAAGCCGAATTAACATTACTTTTTACTAATTATTAATCTCTAAAAGTTCTTCGTCACCAGAAGACTCCAATACTACCTCAGTCTTCGACGGATAGCTTTCATTACCATCGAGGATGAGTGGATGCTGCTGATCGTTCGAAAAACCATTGACGTGAGCAAAGCTTGCATCATTATCCACCAATTCAACCAGATCATTATATTTGGATACGAACCTATTACCCAAAGTAACCACCGCATGAAGGTGATCCGGTATATTATCATCACCACGTTTTAGTGAATTGTCACGTAGTATTTTGAAAATTGACTCAATGTCATTCATAGTAATGTTTTTAGCATATGTATTATCTTCATTTACAGTAAGTTGCAGATCTGGAAAAGTAAGGATTATTTCCTTCGATAAAAACTCTAGGGTGCCAAAATTAGTCTGTAAAAACCCTCTTATAGACTCAAAAAGTTGGGTAAATGAGACATGCATTCCATCGAAACTCTTCAGGATATATTTATCGGCAGGGTTGTTAGTTAATTTCGACTCATTCTCAAAATCATTCGGCTCCTTGAACATAGTATACGTTATTCCTCGGTACTCTAAAGTAATTTTTGGTGCTTTTGAAAGTAGCAAGTGTTTTGCTGCTTCCTGAACGTCAGAATCAGATATAATTGAAACACATGCACCAAAATTATCATCTGAAGTAGATATTTTCACGTCTTCATCATTGACATCGACAACTTTAACACCTGTATTGTCTAATGTCCCGATATTAACTTCTGTACCAGCAATTTCATTTTCGTCTTCGCTCCCAGATTCTTGAAGCAGATCATCCTCAGTTAAACTTTCATCATTTAAATCCATTACTTAACCCGACTTTATTCTTCAAATGTGCTTTTAATGTTATATGTAAGATTCGTCCTTTTACGTGACGaaatattttaatatagGATGAACCCTGAAACTCTTAAAATTTAACGAATTGTCAAAACCGTATTTAAATAGAGTGTCAATTAATCTATGAGAGACATGTGAATGTGATATATTCACCAAGTTAGCCCCATTGGCATTAATTGAACATTTGAAGCCACTATATATCTTTTTAATGAAGAGCGTCTTCAATAAAAAGGTGGATCACATTATGTTTAGGGTGAGCTCACCGAAACAAATGAAGCACATGTATTTCCTCTTTGCCATCAAATACATATATCGTTGAAATTATATCACTAAACATCAGTAAATCTTTCTAAGAGAATATATCTACACTTTACGATATGAGACATAGCCGCTCAAGTTTCATCAGGTGATTTGAATAAACACGTTTAAACTCACATTATAATGGATGCTTGTCTGGTATTAACTCATGTGGATCAATTATATTGTTACAGTTGCCTTAGAATATTACTGCAGTTTTAACTTGGGACATAAAGAAAGCTCAAGCACGAAATATATCTTCTTTAAATGAAAATTACATGGTTTTCCTAAAGAGCACATGAAGTAACCAGGTTTATGTTTAGGGTTACTGATGTTCAAGAGATAAATATGTTACCATCGTCTTCTTTTCATTAACAGATAATGTTTAATGGGAAGTTACTGAAGCAATAATCCTAAGCTGGATGAGTGACGATAAATCTAGATAAACTAGAGAAAACATCGAACAGGACTATATTGTCAAGGTGTGGCTATTATTGCTGTTATTGTAAGTTATCAACGGCTCATGAGATATCCCTGAACAATTCCTATTGTCGTATTATATGATCCCATAATAGCCATTAAAGTCGTTTGAGATTCAGGGAAGCTCTCAGTCTATATCTCCTGAGCCAGGACATTACTGTTGCGAATAGTAAAATTCAAAATGTCTGCAATTTTGGATAGTTATAATGAGGCAGACGTTGTTTCAAGAAATTTATGTGGTGTCGTAGACATCGGCTCTAATGCTATTAGGTTTAGTATATCATCTAAAGCTTCTCATCATGCAAGGATTATGCCGTGCGTTTTTAAGGATAGGATCGGTATATCTTTGTTTGAAGTCCAGTATTGTGGTAATTCTATGGAGAAGGTCCCAATTCCGCTTGATACTATTAAAGAAGTTTGTGCTGCCATGAAAAGGTTCAAGCTAATCTGTGATGATTTTGGTGTGCCCGAGACCGGTGTACGGGTCCTTGCTACGGAAGCAACAACAAGTGCTATTAATTGTAATGAATTCACAGATGCTATCTTTCAATCTACTGGTTGGGAAGTAGAGTTATTGAGTAACGAGGATGAAGGGAGGATTGGGTCATATGGTGTTATATCTTCATTCAACTCCGTATCAGGTCTCTATATTGATTTGACAGCAGGAAGTGTCCAGATATCATGGATAAAGTGTATTGAAGGAGAGATATTACAGTCTTCAACTCCGATTTCTTTACCCTATGGAGCTTCTGCTCTAGAGAGGAGAATGAAGTTTCAAGACAAGCGCGATATATTTGTAGAAATCGAAAACGCATTCAAAGATGCTGTTTCAAATATTGGAATCCCTGACGATTTAGTGACGGAAGCTGAGGAAAACGGTGGATTTAACCTATTCACTTGCGGTGGCGGTTTAAGAGGTATGGGTCACTTACTTCTTTCTCTAAACAAACAATACCCTATACAAACCATTATTAATGGCTTTTCATGTTCCTACGAAGAGTTTTCAGCGATGTCGGACTATTTATTTTTAACTGGAAAGCTTCCTGGGACTCAAAAGGATTTAAAGATATTTAAGGTTTCAGATAAAAGAGCGGCCCAGCTACCTGCTGTTGGACTATTGATGAGTGCTGCTTTTAAGGCGCTTCCGAAGGTTTCCAACATTTTATTTAGCGAAGGCGGTATTAGGGAGGGTACCTTATATTCTATTTTGCCGCGGGAGATTCGAGCTCAGGATCCATTGCTTATTGCGACAAGACCGTATGCACCGCTGCTTGCTTCCAAATACTTGTCTTTATTAAGATCAGCTATTCCTGAAAAAGAAGTCCCTGCGGTCGTCTACCATAGGGTTGCACTTGCATTGTGCAACTTGGCCTTTGTACATGCTTCCTACCCCAAAGAGCTGCAACCAACAGCAGCACTACATGTCGCGACTACTGGTATAATAGCGGGCTGTCATGGGCTCTCTCATAGGATTAGGGCATTGATTGGGATCGCCCTATGTAATAGGTGGGGCGGCGACCTTCCTCAATCAGAGAAAGTAAACAAAAAAGCACTTGAAAACATTGTCCTAAGAGACGGTGAAAAGGTTGAACGTCAAAGAATGGTCTGGTGGTCTAAGTATATTGGTACCATCATGTATGTCATTTGTGGTGTACATCCTGGCGGCAATATTAGGGATGGAGCGTTCACTTTTACTGTTTTGGAGGATAGTGAGGTTGAAAAAGATATGCGGACACTTAGCGTAAATGAAAATGCACCTTCAAGTAGTCTGCAGTGCCCTCAAAAACGCACTTTTACAGCTATTGTTAAAATCAGTAAAGATGATTTAAAGACGAGTGCATCCGTTAGACAACGGATAATAACATTACAAAAGAAAATTAGAAAACTTTCACGTGGAAGTTGTGAAAAGGTACGAATTGAAGTAAAATTCTTAAAAGATGGCCAGTAGAGCCACGTATATTCATTGTGTAACATATGTCTACCATGACATTAGCTTTATTTATATCAGGTGACACGAAGGAAGTGTTTTTTAATTATCAGATGTCGTCTCGAACGAAGTACTTCGTTATCTATCAAATACATGCATGGTATTTGCCACCCTACCAAACAAATCCATAACATCCTACCTAAAGCTGGACTGAATTTAATCTGTTTTAGTGAATCATAGGGTTAAAAGATGGTCACATTACCCGAATTGGCCAAGGGCTTAAAGGCTGCGTTCCAGTCAAAAGATTATAT
This window of the Eremothecium sinecaudum strain ATCC 58844 chromosome VII, complete sequence genome carries:
- the POX1 gene encoding acyl-CoA oxidase (Syntenic homolog of Ashbya gossypii AER358C; Syntenic homolog of Saccharomyces cerevisiae YGL205W (POX1)), whose protein sequence is MTRTTTVDQSKPVFLPKKFIEKARSKSNVQINEIHTFLEGSPEQSKLILEMMNELAGDSYLVEGTEYYEHNKATSREATAKKLARLAGYLEHDIKRARDEFHRDVRGELQAADAPLITNKDLSFFLKRLDLLTIVDPQLVTRMGVNLLLFGNCVRGNGTDEQIRYWLQERGLALGTGLFGCFAMTEMGHGSNVANIQTLATYEPATDTFKITTPDLVATKWWIGGAAHSATHATVYARLIVEGKDYGVKTFVVPLRDPETMELFPTITIGDIGAKMGRDGIDNGWIQFHGTVIPREYLLSRFTKITPGNPPRVETNNTFESVCGYTALLSGRVGMVKESFRVGQRFATIATRYAVGRQQFGERGNETQLIDYPLHQYRVLPQIALVYLLGPVSVNLDKLYFNTVNSLYAAGSDIKKMQSVIDGMKTLFIESAALKATATWLVAGLIDELRQSCGGHGYSSYNGFGKGYNDWVVQCTWEGDNNVLSLTSGKSILKLFTEAAKGRKLKAPISSLSYLAPEYIQKLNTGALNNVTSLSTLSDYHEIWAVSLIKYLAFSVGVMKSTRNPDSISKYLVSVAKFHAFHSMTKSFYEQLTSDNSYIKDEATRDVLWKVYKLFSVYFIDKFSGELLQLKVLTPDQMSSIIQPQLLSLLQEVKVHCIKLTDAFQLPDAFINAPIGYYDGDIYHNYFNEVTKNAPKDVAPGVPPYANLLTSLLGRDSGFERSGAPSEQLFRRLTK
- the CHO1 gene encoding CDP-diacylglycerol-serine O-phosphatidyltransferase (Syntenic homolog of Ashbya gossypii AER357C; Syntenic homolog of Saccharomyces cerevisiae YER026C (CHO1)), which produces MQRRQVEDREDMQRTISPTRGGDHSALATDTEGDETFDPINAPPSSRRPSSIFSLDMSPLDPPNEIDIKKFTSNDFHFSMIRNLHMADFITMLNGFSGFYSIVSCLRFTLTGKAHYVQRAHFFILLGMLFDFFDGRVARLRNRASLMGQELDSLADLVSFGVAPAAIAFAIGFRSTIDVLVLSYFVLCGLARLARFNVTVAQMPKDISGKSRYFEGLPMPTSLFLVGCMAYLVHQGMIEDSLPLGIYGEGEWYEFHPVVLSFFIQGCGMISKSFKIPKP
- the RMR1 gene encoding Rmr1p (Syntenic homolog of Ashbya gossypii AFR276C; Syntenic homolog of Saccharomyces cerevisiae YGL250W (RMR1)) → MDLNDESLTEDDLLQESGSEDENEIAGTEVNIGTLDNTGVKVVDVNDEDVKISTSDDNFGACVSIISDSDVQEAAKHLLLSKAPKITLEYRGITYTMFKEPNDFENESKLTNNPADKYILKSFDGMHVSFTQLFESIRGFLQTNFGTLEFLSKEIILTFPDLQLTVNEDNTYAKNITMNDIESIFKILRDNSLKRGDDNIPDHLHAVVTLGNRFVSKYNDLVELVDNDASFAHVNGFSNDQQHPLILDGNESYPSKTEVVLESSGDEELLEINN
- the RTG2 gene encoding Rtg2p (Syntenic homolog of Ashbya gossypii AFR277W; Syntenic homolog of Saccharomyces cerevisiae YGL252C (RTG2)), with the protein product MSAILDSYNEADVVSRNLCGVVDIGSNAIRFSISSKASHHARIMPCVFKDRIGISLFEVQYCGNSMEKVPIPLDTIKEVCAAMKRFKLICDDFGVPETGVRVLATEATTSAINCNEFTDAIFQSTGWEVELLSNEDEGRIGSYGVISSFNSVSGLYIDLTAGSVQISWIKCIEGEILQSSTPISLPYGASALERRMKFQDKRDIFVEIENAFKDAVSNIGIPDDLVTEAEENGGFNLFTCGGGLRGMGHLLLSLNKQYPIQTIINGFSCSYEEFSAMSDYLFLTGKLPGTQKDLKIFKVSDKRAAQLPAVGLLMSAAFKALPKVSNILFSEGGIREGTLYSILPREIRAQDPLLIATRPYAPLLASKYLSLLRSAIPEKEVPAVVYHRVALALCNLAFVHASYPKELQPTAALHVATTGIIAGCHGLSHRIRALIGIALCNRWGGDLPQSEKVNKKALENIVLRDGEKVERQRMVWWSKYIGTIMYVICGVHPGGNIRDGAFTFTVLEDSEVEKDMRTLSVNENAPSSSLQCPQKRTFTAIVKISKDDLKTSASVRQRIITLQKKIRKLSRGSCEKVRIEVKFLKDGQ